From one Paeniglutamicibacter psychrophenolicus genomic stretch:
- a CDS encoding SDR family NAD(P)-dependent oxidoreductase, with the protein MTDTATNQTPVVLITGASSGIGEATAQRFSSSGARVFNLDRQPPANASGSAQWRECDVTDPAMVRSVVEGIAAEEGGIDTAIANAGISTRHAFLEMKPEDIRRLLEINLFGVINLWQSAGRIMFEAGSGTLLATASTNGSAGYPWYSDYNASKAGVLALCRSVALELAPRVRTACVSPGYVLTPMQRSEYTDDMLAEVNERIPMRRHADPTEIADAFFFLASDNARFITGQQLVVDGGELAGGTASSYRTQ; encoded by the coding sequence ATGACTGATACCGCGACAAACCAGACACCGGTGGTGCTGATCACCGGTGCATCCTCGGGCATCGGGGAAGCCACGGCCCAACGCTTTTCGTCCTCAGGCGCAAGGGTCTTCAACCTGGACAGGCAGCCGCCGGCAAACGCTTCCGGCTCCGCGCAGTGGCGTGAATGCGACGTCACCGATCCGGCAATGGTTCGCTCGGTGGTGGAAGGCATCGCCGCCGAGGAAGGCGGGATCGATACGGCCATCGCCAATGCCGGCATCAGCACCCGGCACGCGTTCCTCGAGATGAAGCCGGAAGACATCCGCCGATTGCTGGAGATCAATCTCTTCGGCGTCATCAACCTCTGGCAGTCCGCCGGCCGGATCATGTTCGAGGCGGGTTCCGGCACCCTGCTGGCCACCGCTTCCACCAACGGATCAGCGGGGTACCCCTGGTACTCGGACTACAACGCGTCCAAGGCAGGCGTGCTCGCACTTTGCCGCAGCGTCGCCCTGGAGCTTGCGCCCCGGGTTCGCACCGCCTGTGTCAGCCCGGGGTACGTGCTGACCCCGATGCAGCGGAGCGAATACACCGACGATATGCTGGCCGAGGTCAACGAGCGGATTCCGATGCGCAGGCACGCCGATCCGACGGAGATTGCCGACGCTTTCTTCTTCCTGGCCTCGGACAACGCCAGATTCATCACCGGGCAGCAGCTGGTGGTGGACGGCGGGGAACTTGCCGGAGGGACCGCTTCGTCGTACCGGACCCAGTAG
- a CDS encoding amino acid ABC transporter ATP-binding protein: MTSTTTSLAETGTAGHLPLVLAEQVTKSFGNHQVLSGIDFSVEAGEVACIIGPSGSGKSTFLRCLNALEKPNGGRIRIDGEDVGFNYRKGKFHEWNSAEYAKFRLNVGMVFQRFNLFANMTALENVACGPARVKGEPKKLALARAEELLERVGLAGHGHKYPMKLSGGQQQRVAIARSLAMDPQVMLFDEPTSALDPELVDEVLEVMKSLAVGGMTMVLVTHEIGFAREVADSLAFIDGGVVVEKGNPRELIANPQHERTQQFLSKVL, translated from the coding sequence ATGACCAGCACGACGACCTCACTCGCGGAGACCGGGACGGCGGGGCACCTTCCACTGGTGCTGGCCGAACAGGTCACCAAGAGCTTCGGCAACCACCAAGTGCTCTCCGGCATCGATTTCTCGGTCGAGGCAGGGGAGGTCGCCTGCATCATCGGTCCCTCAGGCTCGGGCAAGTCCACTTTCCTGCGCTGCCTCAACGCGCTGGAAAAACCCAACGGCGGCCGCATCCGGATCGACGGCGAAGACGTGGGATTCAACTACCGCAAGGGCAAGTTCCATGAATGGAATTCCGCCGAGTACGCGAAGTTCCGCCTCAACGTAGGCATGGTCTTCCAGCGCTTCAATCTCTTCGCCAACATGACGGCGCTGGAAAACGTTGCCTGCGGTCCGGCCCGGGTCAAGGGCGAACCCAAGAAACTGGCCCTGGCACGCGCCGAGGAACTCCTGGAGCGTGTGGGACTGGCCGGCCACGGCCACAAGTACCCCATGAAGCTTTCCGGCGGCCAGCAGCAGCGCGTCGCCATCGCACGATCCCTCGCGATGGATCCCCAGGTCATGCTGTTCGATGAACCGACCTCGGCCCTGGATCCGGAGCTGGTCGACGAGGTGCTGGAGGTCATGAAGTCCCTGGCGGTCGGGGGCATGACCATGGTGCTGGTGACGCACGAAATCGGTTTCGCTCGTGAGGTCGCGGATTCGCTGGCCTTCATCGACGGCGGCGTCGTGGTGGAAAAGGGCAATCCCCGCGAACTCATCGCCAACCCGCAGCACGAAAGGACCCAGCAGTTCCTCTCCAAGGTGCTGTGA
- a CDS encoding amino acid ABC transporter permease, which produces MTQEQVAAPPRLVEQPGPGNTVRLRHPGRLIVALLCIAGISWFVWVLATNDHIIWGDVLHYLTFPKILDGVLVTIQLSILATIMGLAIGVALAMMKLSANPVAVWISNLYIWFFRGTPVLVQLIFWFNLAFLFPQLVIKIPFTNIGYMWDTNVVMTGFTAAMLGLGLNLGAYAAETVRAGIQAVDPGQAEAAASIGMTPFKRMWVVVLPQATRIIIPPIGNEFISMLKTTSLVYVVAGNDLMTNASQIYKQNGKIMELLIVASIWYMAMTVIATYFQGKLEKKFGTADRPITGKRQKFSKPFFSRDNLAALGQRLRTEPPRSTP; this is translated from the coding sequence ATGACCCAGGAACAAGTCGCGGCACCGCCGCGGCTGGTCGAGCAACCCGGGCCCGGCAACACCGTCCGGCTGCGCCACCCGGGGCGCCTCATCGTAGCGCTGCTGTGCATCGCTGGCATCAGCTGGTTCGTCTGGGTGCTGGCCACCAATGACCACATCATCTGGGGGGACGTCCTGCACTACCTGACGTTCCCCAAGATCCTGGACGGTGTGCTGGTCACCATCCAGCTCTCCATCCTGGCCACGATCATGGGACTGGCCATCGGGGTGGCCTTGGCGATGATGAAGCTCTCCGCCAACCCGGTTGCCGTGTGGATCAGCAACCTCTACATCTGGTTCTTTCGCGGAACCCCGGTGCTGGTCCAGCTGATCTTCTGGTTCAACCTGGCCTTCCTGTTCCCACAGCTGGTCATCAAGATCCCGTTCACGAACATCGGCTACATGTGGGACACCAACGTGGTCATGACCGGCTTCACCGCGGCCATGCTGGGCCTGGGCCTGAATCTGGGCGCCTACGCGGCGGAAACCGTGCGCGCGGGCATCCAGGCCGTGGATCCGGGCCAGGCCGAGGCCGCGGCATCCATCGGCATGACCCCGTTCAAGCGGATGTGGGTGGTGGTGCTGCCGCAGGCCACGAGGATCATCATCCCGCCGATCGGCAACGAGTTCATTTCCATGCTCAAGACCACCTCGCTGGTCTACGTGGTCGCGGGCAACGACCTGATGACCAACGCCAGCCAGATCTACAAGCAAAACGGGAAGATCATGGAACTGCTGATCGTGGCCAGCATCTGGTACATGGCCATGACCGTCATCGCCACGTACTTCCAGGGAAAGCTTGAAAAGAAGTTCGGCACGGCGGACCGCCCCATCACCGGCAAGCGCCAGAAGTTCTCCAAACCGTTCTTTTCCCGCGACAACCTAGCGGCGCTGGGCCAGCGACTTCGCACCGAACCGCCAAGGAGCACTCCATGA
- a CDS encoding ABC transporter substrate-binding protein: protein MKSFKRGMLFTAVLTLGAAALTGCGGQSLAETPSASGAAEAGAFKNTAPSGDLAAAQIAAITVDSDLAARVPEAIKTGGLKIAAAEGYPPMEMFDTDGKTMVGVDMSLARAMGNLLGVEAKISNSDVSGMMPGVVSGRFDVLMSGFNDTAERREKVSFVDYAKSSGSIMVAKGNPEGIKSPADLCGETMAVLDNGYYMQLAEQFSKDCEAKNEKPIKILGFANDPEALLQVQNGRAVAGLNDYPVAVFRAKESNGALEAIEIPGSSLFGIAIDPKNEELVKLIQDTMNKLIEDGTYTEILGAWELDQMALPEATVNQGK, encoded by the coding sequence ATGAAATCCTTCAAGCGAGGAATGCTTTTCACTGCCGTTCTCACCCTGGGCGCAGCAGCCCTGACCGGATGCGGCGGCCAGTCCCTGGCCGAAACCCCCTCGGCTTCCGGTGCCGCGGAGGCGGGCGCGTTCAAAAACACCGCACCTTCAGGCGACCTTGCGGCCGCCCAGATCGCGGCCATCACTGTCGATTCCGACCTCGCGGCCCGCGTTCCGGAAGCCATCAAGACCGGCGGACTGAAGATCGCAGCGGCCGAAGGCTATCCGCCGATGGAAATGTTCGACACCGACGGCAAGACCATGGTCGGCGTGGACATGTCCCTGGCCCGCGCCATGGGCAACCTGCTGGGAGTCGAGGCCAAGATCAGCAACTCGGATGTCTCGGGCATGATGCCCGGCGTCGTCTCGGGTCGCTTCGACGTGCTGATGTCGGGCTTCAACGACACCGCCGAGCGCCGCGAAAAGGTCTCCTTCGTCGACTACGCCAAGTCCTCGGGCTCGATCATGGTCGCCAAGGGCAACCCGGAGGGCATCAAGTCCCCGGCAGACCTCTGTGGCGAGACCATGGCTGTGCTCGACAACGGGTACTACATGCAGCTGGCCGAACAGTTCAGCAAGGACTGCGAGGCCAAGAACGAGAAGCCCATCAAGATCCTGGGCTTCGCCAACGACCCCGAGGCCCTGCTGCAGGTGCAAAACGGCCGCGCCGTCGCCGGTCTGAACGACTACCCGGTGGCGGTCTTCCGCGCCAAGGAATCCAACGGAGCGCTGGAAGCCATCGAAATCCCCGGCAGCTCCCTGTTCGGCATCGCGATCGACCCGAAGAACGAGGAACTGGTGAAGCTGATCCAGGACACCATGAACAAGCTCATCGAGGACGGCACCTACACCGAGATCCTCGGCGCTTGGGAACTGGACCAGATGGCGCTTCCCGAGGCAACCGTCAACCAGGGCAAGTAG
- a CDS encoding amidohydrolase has protein sequence MTFTVYENAVFHTLDPHNPTASALVADEGRIRFLGSVGEAREFAPQARRIDLGGAHAMPGLADSHIHTAQFALRQAEVDLSPASSSSEAVALVAQRVAQLEPGDSTSWIFGGRWNHRAWDQTELPDRHELDAATGSHPTALHHSDLHTYWLNSAALAYLGIDAATPDPVGGTIVRDTSGSATGILLEAAGFNAGRALEEVTRDALAKLLPSALRTLVRQGITSIHDIDGMDAWDAFSDLHERRELPLRVNKIMPVAVLDHIIEQGVRSGQGDPWLRRGGVKIFSDGSLSSGTCLMHAPYGHSRSEGLAVTAPEELNRLVKLANHNGLSAAVHAIGDRAVSNALDAFELAAQNRTSLPAASNRIEHVQHIARRDLPRLAASGALACMQPASCTSDIELVDSLLGDHDVLSYAWGSILDAGGAVSFSSDAPVEGTNPFHGLHAGTTRQRPNGFPAGGWQPEEILTRSQALHAAATSHTRATGEQHLKGTLETGKLADFIVVDRDPVSCTPLELHSTHTLMTVIDGRIHWSD, from the coding sequence ATGACGTTCACGGTGTACGAAAATGCTGTTTTCCATACCCTCGACCCGCACAATCCGACGGCATCCGCCCTGGTTGCGGACGAGGGCCGGATCCGCTTCCTTGGATCCGTCGGCGAGGCCCGGGAGTTTGCCCCGCAGGCACGACGCATCGATCTCGGCGGGGCGCACGCGATGCCCGGACTGGCCGACAGCCACATCCACACCGCCCAGTTCGCACTGCGCCAGGCTGAAGTCGATCTCTCCCCCGCCAGCTCATCCTCGGAAGCCGTCGCCCTGGTCGCCCAACGCGTGGCGCAGCTCGAACCCGGCGACTCCACCAGCTGGATCTTCGGCGGCCGCTGGAACCACCGCGCATGGGACCAAACAGAACTCCCCGACCGGCACGAACTTGACGCCGCCACCGGTTCCCACCCCACCGCACTGCACCACTCGGACCTGCACACCTACTGGCTGAACTCCGCGGCATTGGCATACCTCGGTATCGACGCGGCAACCCCCGACCCGGTCGGTGGAACCATCGTGCGCGACACCTCCGGCTCCGCCACCGGCATCCTGCTGGAAGCCGCCGGATTCAACGCCGGCCGGGCCCTGGAGGAAGTCACCCGGGACGCCCTTGCGAAGCTGCTGCCCTCAGCACTGCGCACCCTGGTCCGCCAGGGCATCACCTCCATTCACGACATCGACGGCATGGACGCGTGGGATGCCTTCTCCGACCTGCATGAACGCCGTGAACTTCCACTGCGGGTCAACAAGATCATGCCCGTCGCGGTGCTGGACCACATCATTGAGCAGGGCGTGCGCAGCGGACAGGGAGACCCCTGGCTGCGGCGCGGCGGCGTGAAGATCTTCTCCGACGGGTCCCTCTCATCGGGCACCTGCCTCATGCACGCACCCTACGGCCACTCCCGCTCCGAGGGCCTGGCCGTCACCGCGCCGGAGGAGCTGAACCGCTTGGTCAAGCTCGCCAACCACAACGGGTTGTCCGCCGCAGTGCACGCCATCGGCGACCGCGCCGTCTCCAACGCCCTGGATGCCTTCGAGCTGGCCGCTCAAAACCGCACGTCGCTGCCGGCCGCATCCAACCGGATCGAGCACGTCCAACACATCGCCCGCCGCGACCTGCCCCGGCTCGCCGCCAGTGGCGCGCTGGCCTGCATGCAACCTGCGTCCTGCACCTCGGACATCGAGCTGGTCGACTCCCTGCTGGGCGACCACGACGTGCTTTCCTACGCGTGGGGCAGCATCCTGGACGCGGGCGGGGCAGTCTCCTTCAGTTCCGACGCCCCGGTCGAGGGAACCAACCCCTTCCATGGCCTCCACGCCGGCACCACCCGCCAGCGTCCCAACGGCTTCCCTGCCGGGGGCTGGCAACCCGAGGAGATCCTCACCCGCTCCCAGGCCCTACATGCCGCGGCAACCTCGCACACCCGGGCCACCGGGGAACAGCACCTCAAGGGAACCCTGGAAACCGGAAAGCTGGCCGACTTCATCGTCGTTGACCGCGACCCGGTTTCCTGCACGCCCCTGGAACTCCACTCGACCCACACACTGATGACAGTCATCGACGGCCGCATCCACTGGTCCGACTAA
- a CDS encoding GntR family transcriptional regulator, translating into MIKSGASSIENQGATVAIQRQSLREQIETEIMNRVGAGDFDMGESINEVTLSADLGVSRTPLREALISLTQQGVITRISGKGFRWAPISERDFAEAVQIIAALECLGLELSPADELNVIAPRILAAAQAFTATEALAEEVNSHDDDFHELLLSKCPNRRLLETIASHKVALRRYEKFFVGAKDRVERAATEHSAIAKALIAKDLSAAQAALTANWLNSTSRIGKAMASKEGAKVAV; encoded by the coding sequence GTGATCAAATCCGGTGCTTCATCTATCGAGAACCAGGGGGCGACAGTGGCAATACAACGCCAATCACTGCGCGAACAGATCGAAACAGAAATCATGAACCGCGTCGGCGCAGGCGATTTCGATATGGGCGAGAGCATCAACGAGGTAACGCTCTCCGCCGATCTCGGCGTCAGTCGGACTCCACTGCGCGAAGCGCTCATTTCACTAACCCAGCAGGGTGTCATTACGCGCATTTCCGGCAAGGGCTTCCGCTGGGCTCCCATCAGTGAGCGCGATTTCGCCGAGGCCGTGCAGATCATTGCCGCCCTCGAGTGCCTCGGGCTGGAACTTAGTCCCGCGGACGAGCTGAACGTGATTGCGCCACGGATCCTGGCTGCAGCGCAGGCATTCACCGCCACCGAGGCCCTGGCCGAAGAGGTCAACAGCCACGACGATGATTTCCACGAGCTTCTGCTCTCCAAATGCCCCAACCGGCGGCTTCTGGAAACCATCGCCTCGCACAAGGTTGCCCTGCGGCGCTACGAGAAGTTCTTCGTTGGAGCAAAGGACCGCGTCGAACGAGCAGCAACCGAGCACTCGGCAATCGCCAAGGCGCTAATTGCGAAAGACCTTTCCGCCGCACAGGCGGCGCTGACCGCCAACTGGCTCAACAGCACCTCTCGCATCGGCAAGGCCATGGCAAGCAAGGAAGGCGCGAAGGTGGCCGTCTAG
- a CDS encoding ATP-NAD kinase family protein, translating to MNVTIGLIVNPVAGLGGRLAQKGSDASDIRDMAERAGIDSLAAERAGQTVRRLMDGLEPSRVAVRILAGADEMGADALDTGTPHETVTSDVVHPGASSSDDTKSMARNMADQGVDLLLFAGGDGTARDILDAVGTRVPALGIPAGVKIYSGVFGLTPSETGALAAGWLANPNRCSDEREVVDIDEDELRQGLATPSLYGTLRVPSDSRRLQPRKSGSPASDANAARSLGIAFAATMVPDRQYVLGPGSTTMAIGSALGLELTRLGVDVICNGRLMAEDVDAETLNSLVPAEGATIVVTPLGQQGFVIGRGNQQIDHRVLQRSELRIVATPSKMISLGGRPLWVDSGHPELDATICGYTKVFTGAKAEVIYPISNSADAQVRA from the coding sequence ATGAACGTGACCATCGGCTTGATTGTGAACCCGGTCGCCGGTCTTGGCGGCCGTTTGGCCCAGAAGGGCAGTGACGCCTCGGATATCCGCGATATGGCCGAGCGCGCGGGGATCGATTCCCTGGCTGCGGAACGGGCCGGGCAAACGGTTCGCCGGCTGATGGACGGGCTGGAACCATCCCGGGTTGCCGTGCGGATCCTTGCAGGTGCCGACGAAATGGGTGCCGATGCGCTCGACACCGGCACGCCCCATGAAACCGTCACTTCCGACGTCGTCCACCCCGGTGCCTCGAGTTCCGACGACACCAAATCAATGGCTCGGAACATGGCGGACCAAGGTGTCGACTTATTGCTCTTTGCCGGGGGAGACGGCACTGCCCGCGACATCCTCGACGCCGTCGGAACCCGCGTCCCCGCGCTGGGCATCCCCGCGGGCGTGAAGATCTACTCCGGCGTATTTGGCCTGACGCCTTCGGAAACCGGCGCGTTGGCCGCGGGTTGGCTGGCCAACCCGAACCGGTGCAGCGATGAACGCGAAGTCGTCGACATCGACGAGGACGAACTGCGCCAGGGCCTTGCGACCCCCAGCCTCTATGGGACGCTACGGGTCCCCTCGGACTCCCGCAGGCTCCAGCCCCGCAAGTCCGGCAGCCCCGCCTCCGACGCCAACGCGGCCCGGTCGTTGGGCATTGCGTTCGCAGCCACCATGGTCCCGGACCGGCAATACGTGCTCGGCCCGGGAAGCACCACCATGGCCATCGGCAGCGCACTGGGTTTGGAATTGACGCGGCTGGGAGTTGACGTCATCTGCAATGGCCGGCTCATGGCCGAGGACGTCGACGCCGAAACATTGAACTCGTTGGTCCCCGCGGAGGGGGCCACCATCGTTGTCACCCCGCTGGGGCAGCAAGGTTTCGTCATCGGGCGCGGCAACCAGCAAATCGATCACCGCGTGCTGCAACGCAGCGAGCTGAGAATCGTTGCCACGCCCTCCAAAATGATTTCCCTGGGCGGGCGACCGCTCTGGGTTGATTCGGGACATCCCGAACTCGATGCCACGATCTGTGGCTACACCAAAGTATTTACCGGAGCGAAAGCCGAAGTAATTTATCCCATCAGCAATTCAGCTGATGCCCAGGTTCGAGCCTAA
- a CDS encoding SDR family NAD(P)-dependent oxidoreductase: protein MRLKDKSAIVTGGGSGIGRATALAMAAEGANVAIFDINEEAAKAVAAEAAAFGVKSLGLAVNVALDEDVKRGVAAAAAEFGTVNVLFNNAGIIRRANVIDTTLEEWDQVMGVNVRGPFLLSKYVIPLMIADGGGAIVNTGSGWGLKGGGDALSYCTSKAAVVNMTRALAIDHGPDNIRVNSVNPGDTNTPMLREEARQLSQAEAAFLEESNDRPLKRMGTPEEIAEAVIWLASDASSYVTGAALVVDGGGIA, encoded by the coding sequence ATGCGTTTGAAGGACAAGTCTGCAATCGTCACCGGCGGCGGATCCGGCATCGGCCGGGCCACGGCACTGGCCATGGCTGCCGAAGGCGCCAACGTCGCGATCTTCGACATCAATGAAGAGGCGGCAAAGGCCGTTGCCGCCGAAGCCGCGGCATTTGGCGTCAAGTCCCTGGGCCTGGCCGTCAACGTTGCACTGGATGAAGACGTGAAGCGCGGGGTCGCCGCGGCCGCGGCCGAATTCGGCACAGTCAACGTCCTGTTCAACAACGCAGGCATCATCCGCCGCGCCAACGTCATCGACACCACCCTCGAGGAATGGGACCAGGTCATGGGCGTGAACGTGCGCGGCCCGTTCCTGCTCTCCAAGTACGTGATCCCGCTGATGATCGCCGACGGCGGCGGTGCAATCGTCAACACCGGTTCCGGCTGGGGGCTGAAGGGCGGCGGCGATGCACTGTCCTACTGCACCTCCAAGGCAGCCGTGGTGAACATGACCCGCGCCCTGGCCATCGACCACGGACCGGACAACATCCGCGTGAACTCGGTGAACCCTGGCGACACCAACACCCCGATGCTGCGCGAGGAAGCCCGCCAGCTGTCCCAGGCCGAGGCCGCCTTCCTGGAGGAGTCCAACGACCGCCCGCTCAAGCGCATGGGCACCCCCGAGGAAATCGCCGAGGCCGTCATCTGGCTCGCCAGCGATGCCAGTAGCTACGTCACCGGCGCGGCACTGGTTGTCGACGGTGGCGGCATCGCCTAA
- a CDS encoding DUF726 domain-containing protein, giving the protein MQKSKVVARVLEGNQIQCQIVSPSGQKLTLTGNTTGEEPTFEKVGLGNNRALVNSAWAFAMDRYAAVNLPDQQQQKNAEKRAEAHRKTAEWIVGVADELTTEKKHGWCSACFGLHNHIKAKRPLGQLPAYLCDDCGSPTLPCAGLGCRNMATRGQGAVLIQRYCAEHLHKTPGFAKANSKMGALNDYEQFLKYDKPNLARAVKVVGLAGAGIALATPFAYFGASAIGGAVGVLVGGYSGAAATSYGLAFLGGGAIAAGGLGMAGGTAVVTGIGAALGGVLGSTVANAYVQEDKSFHIEMLCGGTGVPVVVCNGFLSKTGKGWGEWREIITQRYPDSPVYRVHWGAKELKDLGLLGGDAAARFAIGAALKKVAAQAAKRAVRTLGPLAPAMVVVELAKNPWHVAKNRAEKTGAILADLLARTNEESYVLVGHSLGARAMVLAAQALGTKPDGPRIEALHLLGAAIGAKSDWHTLTAAVDDAVYNYHSTDDGVLKVAYKVAEAGQSPAGLTGFTPSEIKLRNIDVSEQVKSHFDYHKKVQLVGALEEPTVTE; this is encoded by the coding sequence ATGCAGAAATCGAAGGTTGTCGCCCGCGTCCTTGAGGGAAACCAGATTCAATGTCAGATCGTTTCGCCTAGTGGCCAAAAGCTCACACTGACCGGCAACACTACGGGTGAAGAGCCCACCTTCGAAAAAGTCGGGCTCGGGAACAACCGCGCTTTGGTAAACAGCGCATGGGCTTTTGCAATGGACAGGTATGCCGCGGTCAACCTGCCTGATCAACAGCAGCAGAAGAACGCCGAGAAGCGAGCGGAGGCGCACCGCAAGACGGCGGAGTGGATCGTCGGCGTGGCAGACGAACTCACGACTGAGAAGAAGCACGGCTGGTGTTCTGCCTGCTTCGGTCTGCACAACCATATTAAGGCGAAGCGGCCGCTGGGCCAGCTGCCTGCCTATCTGTGTGATGACTGCGGATCGCCAACCCTTCCATGCGCAGGGCTTGGTTGCAGAAACATGGCCACGCGAGGGCAAGGTGCTGTCCTAATACAGCGGTACTGCGCCGAACACCTTCATAAAACCCCCGGTTTCGCCAAGGCAAACAGCAAAATGGGGGCACTCAACGACTACGAACAGTTCCTCAAATACGACAAACCCAACCTTGCTCGTGCCGTTAAAGTTGTTGGTCTCGCTGGTGCTGGAATCGCACTAGCCACGCCGTTCGCTTATTTCGGCGCATCTGCCATCGGAGGTGCTGTCGGCGTGCTCGTAGGAGGTTACTCCGGCGCAGCCGCCACCAGTTATGGGCTTGCGTTCCTAGGAGGCGGGGCGATTGCCGCCGGAGGACTGGGCATGGCCGGAGGCACTGCCGTAGTCACAGGAATTGGAGCCGCTCTGGGTGGCGTGCTGGGTTCCACTGTTGCGAACGCCTATGTGCAGGAAGACAAGTCGTTCCATATCGAAATGCTGTGCGGAGGAACAGGTGTACCGGTAGTCGTCTGCAATGGCTTCCTCAGCAAGACCGGGAAAGGTTGGGGAGAGTGGCGGGAAATCATCACTCAGCGATACCCTGACTCACCTGTCTATCGGGTCCACTGGGGCGCCAAGGAACTCAAAGACCTGGGACTCCTCGGTGGCGACGCAGCAGCAAGATTCGCCATCGGAGCCGCCCTGAAGAAGGTCGCAGCGCAAGCCGCAAAGCGGGCCGTTAGGACGCTTGGTCCGCTCGCGCCAGCCATGGTCGTTGTCGAACTGGCCAAGAACCCCTGGCACGTCGCCAAGAATCGTGCTGAGAAAACCGGCGCCATTTTGGCCGACCTGCTCGCCCGAACCAACGAGGAATCCTATGTGCTGGTGGGCCATAGCCTCGGCGCCAGGGCAATGGTGCTCGCTGCTCAGGCCTTGGGAACCAAACCCGATGGTCCACGGATCGAAGCCCTCCATCTTCTGGGTGCTGCTATCGGAGCCAAGAGCGACTGGCACACCCTGACCGCAGCGGTTGACGATGCGGTTTACAACTACCATTCGACCGATGACGGCGTCCTAAAAGTTGCCTACAAAGTCGCCGAGGCAGGACAATCCCCAGCCGGTCTCACGGGCTTCACACCGAGTGAAATCAAACTGAGGAACATTGATGTCTCGGAACAGGTCAAGAGTCACTTCGACTATCACAAAAAAGTCCAACTAGTTGGAGCTCTCGAGGAGCCTACTGTTACCGAGTGA